From one Pedosphaera parvula Ellin514 genomic stretch:
- a CDS encoding tautomerase family protein, which produces MPHVIVKLWPGKSEEQKAQLAEAITRDVMKVLGYGEESVSVAMEEIKAQDWAEQVYKPDIIAKPEKIYKKPGYTM; this is translated from the coding sequence ATGCCACATGTCATCGTAAAACTATGGCCGGGAAAGTCGGAAGAGCAGAAGGCCCAACTGGCCGAGGCGATTACCAGGGATGTGATGAAAGTCTTGGGCTATGGTGAAGAGTCCGTCTCAGTTGCCATGGAAGAAATCAAAGCACAGGACTGGGCTGAGCAGGTTTACAAACCAGACATCATCGCCAAACCGGAAAAGATATATAAAAAACCGGGATACACAATGTGA
- a CDS encoding LLM class flavin-dependent oxidoreductase, with amino-acid sequence MQVGVDSFAARFPDEGGGAEVSASESIRNLVQRIELADQAGLDVFGVGEHHRREYLDSAPAVILGAAAVRTKSIRLTSAVTVLSAADPVRVFQNFATVDLLSQGQAEMVVGRGSFIESFPLFGLNLEDYDEVFAEKLDLLLKLRENEFVNWSGKFRPALTGQGVYPRPLQNPLPLWIGVGGTPESFARAGALGLPLMVAIIGGETRRFRPLVDLYREYGKRAGHPPEKLKVGVHALGYVAETTEKAIDDFFPGYAKTFTKIGKERGWPPTTRAHFDAVRGEHGAMMLGNPEEVAKKILAHSEVLGGISRLTFQMDVAELSQEKLLNAIQLVGNKVVPLIHKATAGRKG; translated from the coding sequence ATGCAGGTTGGGGTGGATAGTTTTGCGGCGCGATTTCCGGATGAGGGCGGCGGCGCAGAAGTCAGTGCGTCGGAGAGCATTCGCAATCTGGTTCAGCGCATTGAACTCGCGGATCAGGCGGGGTTGGATGTGTTTGGAGTTGGGGAGCATCATCGCCGGGAATATCTCGATTCGGCTCCGGCGGTCATTCTCGGAGCGGCAGCGGTGCGCACGAAAAGCATTCGGCTGACCAGCGCAGTAACGGTGTTGAGCGCGGCGGACCCGGTACGCGTGTTTCAAAATTTCGCGACGGTGGATTTGCTTTCCCAGGGACAAGCGGAAATGGTCGTGGGGCGCGGTTCGTTTATTGAATCGTTTCCGTTGTTTGGATTGAACCTGGAGGATTACGACGAGGTATTTGCCGAGAAGTTGGACTTGCTGCTGAAGTTGCGTGAGAACGAATTCGTAAACTGGTCCGGCAAATTCCGGCCGGCGCTCACGGGCCAGGGTGTTTATCCGCGTCCCTTGCAGAACCCCCTACCCCTCTGGATTGGCGTGGGCGGGACGCCGGAATCGTTCGCGCGCGCCGGTGCGCTGGGATTGCCATTGATGGTTGCCATCATCGGCGGGGAGACGCGGCGGTTCCGTCCGCTGGTGGATCTCTATCGGGAATACGGCAAGCGCGCAGGTCATCCGCCGGAGAAGCTCAAGGTCGGCGTGCATGCGTTGGGATACGTCGCGGAAACGACGGAAAAGGCGATCGACGATTTCTTCCCCGGCTACGCCAAGACCTTCACCAAGATCGGCAAGGAACGCGGCTGGCCGCCGACCACGCGTGCGCACTTTGATGCTGTTCGTGGCGAACATGGTGCGATGATGTTGGGCAATCCGGAGGAAGTGGCGAAGAAAATCCTGGCTCACAGCGAAGTGTTGGGAGGCATCTCGCGGCTTACTTTCCAGATGGACGTGGCGGAGTTGTCACAGGAGAAGTTGTTAAACGCGATTCAGTTAGTAGGCAACAAGGTGGTGCCGCTGATACACAAAGCTACTGCGGGGCGAAAAGGGTAA
- a CDS encoding N-acetylmuramoyl-L-alanine amidase-like domain-containing protein, with protein sequence MKATNDQLLLSKAISMNRGMITRREALRYASLGVLGLLGSSALAESAEWVQEQVKHFDGQEIFDRIVSKAAAENWKKLPIGELMGKIAMELNGTPYVGFTLELSKDAEYCVVNFKGLDCVTFFEDSLCMARMLKKGKSSPADLISEVQTTRYRGGKMGDFTTRLHYTTDWFYDNEKKGVVKILTPSLPGAEPFTQKVGIMSERPQNYRQLKTHPEMVPTIKALEDKINARQLKYLPMSKLKDAEHLLQTGDIVGVATSEKGIDIAHTGLCIKDEQGIVHFMDASSSKSNMKVTLESDISTCLNWSSKLTGVMFARPLEVS encoded by the coding sequence ATGAAAGCCACGAATGACCAGTTGCTGCTTTCCAAGGCTATTTCCATGAATCGCGGGATGATAACGCGTCGGGAGGCGTTGCGGTATGCGTCGCTCGGTGTACTCGGCTTGCTCGGGTCGTCGGCGCTGGCGGAGAGTGCGGAGTGGGTACAGGAGCAGGTCAAGCATTTCGATGGGCAGGAGATTTTTGATCGCATCGTGAGCAAGGCGGCGGCGGAGAATTGGAAGAAGCTGCCAATTGGGGAATTGATGGGCAAGATTGCCATGGAGTTGAATGGCACGCCATATGTGGGGTTCACTCTGGAGCTTTCGAAGGATGCGGAGTATTGCGTGGTTAATTTTAAGGGGCTGGATTGTGTCACGTTCTTTGAGGATTCGCTCTGCATGGCTCGGATGTTGAAGAAGGGAAAGAGCTCGCCGGCGGACCTCATCAGCGAGGTGCAGACGACGCGGTATCGCGGCGGGAAGATGGGTGATTTTACGACGCGGTTGCATTACACGACGGATTGGTTTTACGATAATGAAAAGAAGGGGGTGGTGAAAATCTTGACTCCGAGTTTGCCGGGTGCCGAGCCGTTCACGCAGAAGGTCGGCATTATGTCGGAGCGTCCGCAGAATTATCGGCAGCTCAAGACACATCCGGAGATGGTTCCAACCATCAAGGCGCTTGAGGACAAGATCAATGCGCGGCAGTTGAAGTATTTGCCGATGTCGAAGTTGAAGGACGCGGAGCATTTGCTGCAGACGGGGGACATCGTAGGGGTCGCCACGAGTGAGAAAGGCATCGACATCGCGCACACAGGTCTTTGCATCAAGGATGAACAAGGCATCGTGCATTTCATGGATGCGTCGTCGTCCAAAAGCAACATGAAGGTGACGCTTGAGTCGGACATCAGCACCTGCCTGAATTGGTCGTCGAAGCTGACGGGTGTGATGTTTGCTAGGCCGCTTGAGGTCAGTTAA
- a CDS encoding 5'-nucleotidase translates to MSYSIDKKLVVAVSSSAVFDMTEADKVFKAEGNEAYRQYQVERIDNPFSPGVAFPFIKRLLRLNELHPQEQPIEVVVISRNDPDSGRRFFRSCQHHQLNITRGAFLTGRPPYLFIPAYNSSLFLSANEADVVDAIAANLPAGLVLPTTAKDDAADPELRIAFDFDGVLSDDEAEIVYQESHNLELFHAAEVKKMTTPHKPGPLKDLLTKISYFQRIEAKKEKLDPNYRAALRIAIVTARSAPANERFVTTLNSWGISAAEVFFMGGIEKRRVLEVLKPHIFFDDQLAHLTPTASQIPSVHIPFGVVNKKANLKSAKAKIQPGNNK, encoded by the coding sequence ATGTCTTATTCCATCGATAAAAAACTCGTCGTCGCCGTTTCCAGCAGCGCGGTGTTCGACATGACCGAAGCCGACAAGGTCTTCAAGGCTGAAGGCAACGAAGCTTACCGCCAATACCAGGTCGAAAGAATTGACAACCCATTCTCACCCGGCGTCGCCTTTCCTTTCATCAAACGCTTGCTGCGCTTAAATGAACTTCATCCCCAGGAGCAGCCGATTGAAGTCGTCGTCATTTCCCGCAACGACCCTGACAGCGGCCGCCGCTTCTTCCGTTCCTGCCAGCATCATCAGTTGAACATCACGAGAGGTGCCTTCCTCACCGGCAGACCGCCATACCTTTTCATCCCCGCTTATAACTCGTCATTATTTCTCAGCGCCAACGAAGCCGACGTGGTCGACGCCATCGCCGCCAATCTCCCCGCCGGCCTTGTCCTCCCCACCACCGCCAAGGACGACGCCGCCGACCCTGAACTCCGCATCGCCTTCGATTTCGACGGCGTGCTCAGCGACGATGAAGCCGAAATAGTTTATCAGGAATCCCACAACCTCGAGCTCTTCCACGCCGCGGAAGTGAAGAAGATGACCACGCCGCACAAACCCGGCCCGCTCAAGGATCTCCTGACCAAAATTTCTTACTTCCAGCGCATCGAAGCGAAGAAGGAAAAGCTCGACCCCAATTACCGCGCGGCCCTGCGAATCGCCATTGTCACCGCCCGCAGTGCTCCCGCGAATGAACGCTTTGTTACCACCTTGAATTCCTGGGGCATCAGCGCCGCTGAAGTCTTCTTCATGGGCGGCATCGAAAAGCGCCGCGTCCTGGAAGTCTTGAAACCCCACATCTTTTTCGACGACCAACTCGCCCACCTCACCCCCACCGCCTCCCAAATCCCCTCCGTCCACATCCCCTTCGGCGTCGTAAACAAAAAGGCGAATCTAAAATCCGCAAAAGCCAAAATTCAACCAGGCAATAATAAGTAG
- a CDS encoding AbrB/MazE/SpoVT family DNA-binding domain-containing protein, producing MITKVIKVGRSKGITLDAALLEALHLKIGDKLTAKFEPDGTILLTPVRSKPSRKKVSKVIKSTMKDYAQTMKKLA from the coding sequence ATGATCACAAAGGTCATCAAGGTCGGTAGATCAAAAGGCATTACTCTCGATGCCGCTCTTTTGGAAGCACTGCATCTCAAAATTGGGGACAAGTTAACTGCAAAATTTGAGCCGGACGGAACTATTTTGCTGACGCCAGTCCGGTCCAAACCGTCTCGCAAGAAAGTGTCCAAAGTCATTAAGTCCACGATGAAGGACTACGCTCAGACTATGAAGAAACTTGCCTAA
- a CDS encoding sodium:proton antiporter, giving the protein MRSMLAMPTEQPGIEPHPAMIIPFGLMLLAIALMPFVHRHWWEHNYPKVAACLGAITATYYIFFIHSGARILHVAHEYISFIALIGSLFVVSGGIHIRVKGEAKPWVNCVFLLIGAVLANFIGTTGASMLLIRPWIRMNKYRITAFHIVFFIFIVSNLGGCLTPIGDPPLFMGYLKGVPFWWMLQNAWAAWLIGMLALLGIFYALDRANFLRAPKEVRDREIPLETWNITGWRNVAFLVVILVAVFIKHPPGVSEALMFGAAIGSYFATPGQIHKANHFTFEPIREVAWLFVGIFLTMVPALDYLKVHAGELGLDSEMKFFWLTGLLSGALDNAPTYLTFLAAATGRHGLSLDNPADIQAYIAAHGHELIAISLGAVFFGAITYIGNGPNFMVKSIAEQAQVKVPSFFVYLFKYAVPILVPLFLLISILFFSRWRVF; this is encoded by the coding sequence ATGAGAAGCATGCTGGCCATGCCAACGGAGCAACCGGGAATCGAACCGCATCCGGCGATGATCATTCCTTTTGGCCTGATGCTCCTGGCGATTGCGTTGATGCCTTTCGTGCACAGGCACTGGTGGGAACACAATTATCCTAAAGTGGCTGCCTGCCTGGGTGCCATTACGGCCACCTATTATATTTTCTTTATTCACAGCGGAGCGCGCATACTTCACGTGGCTCATGAATATATCAGCTTCATCGCGTTGATCGGGTCGTTATTCGTGGTTTCCGGGGGGATTCATATTCGGGTCAAAGGGGAAGCGAAACCGTGGGTCAACTGCGTATTCCTTTTGATTGGCGCGGTGCTGGCCAATTTTATTGGGACAACAGGCGCGTCGATGTTGTTGATTCGTCCGTGGATTCGGATGAACAAGTACCGCATCACCGCCTTTCACATCGTTTTTTTTATTTTCATTGTGAGCAACCTGGGCGGCTGTCTGACGCCGATTGGTGATCCGCCATTGTTTATGGGATACCTGAAAGGGGTGCCGTTCTGGTGGATGCTGCAAAACGCCTGGGCGGCATGGTTGATTGGTATGCTGGCGCTGTTGGGAATTTTTTATGCTCTTGATCGAGCCAATTTCCTGCGTGCGCCCAAGGAGGTGCGCGACAGGGAAATTCCGTTGGAGACATGGAACATCACCGGTTGGCGGAACGTGGCGTTTCTGGTTGTGATTTTGGTGGCAGTGTTCATCAAGCATCCACCCGGGGTGAGCGAGGCGCTGATGTTTGGTGCGGCCATCGGCTCCTACTTCGCGACGCCTGGTCAGATACACAAGGCCAATCATTTCACCTTTGAACCGATTCGGGAGGTGGCGTGGTTGTTTGTGGGAATTTTTTTAACAATGGTGCCGGCGCTGGATTACTTGAAGGTGCATGCCGGGGAATTGGGGCTCGATTCGGAGATGAAGTTTTTCTGGCTGACGGGCTTGCTTTCGGGCGCATTGGATAATGCGCCGACTTACCTGACGTTTTTGGCGGCGGCTACAGGACGTCACGGGCTCAGTCTGGATAATCCGGCGGATATTCAGGCTTACATCGCAGCGCATGGACACGAGTTGATCGCGATCTCATTGGGAGCGGTATTTTTCGGGGCGATCACGTATATTGGCAACGGACCAAACTTCATGGTGAAATCAATTGCCGAACAGGCCCAGGTGAAGGTGCCGAGCTTTTTTGTTTACCTGTTCAAATACGCGGTGCCGATTTTGGTGCCGCTGTTTTTGTTGATCTCGATTTTGTTTTTCTCGCGGTGGAGGGTTTTTTAA
- a CDS encoding HEAT repeat domain-containing protein, with protein sequence MRRKRAAICFLFAAAVGLLVLYWFSHEPTFQGKSLSFWMVQVRQGDRKERVEARNALHSIGKAAVPRLIKMLQARNSPIKTELATFTAGFSLFTGTFQQTSGTTRIYVVNALGELGSTATEAVPYLQKLADERDVMLSPTAIAALIKIKGAPIDPLIADLGDNTKPQWYFAANALADLETNAAKAVPLLCQALESTNSSIMFFAARALGRIRSNPQLSIPALVNTIKRSSSLAGVIPPKNIPLRGSIEALGEFEQEARSTNQILEQHVHDPDSLVRQAAITSLYQIMPHELMNPILEKALLDSDPTVQQLAKHLLKKSAAEAIRR encoded by the coding sequence TTGAGAAGAAAAAGGGCTGCCATTTGTTTCCTGTTCGCCGCGGCGGTGGGTCTCCTGGTTTTATATTGGTTTTCACACGAACCAACTTTCCAGGGAAAATCTCTAAGCTTCTGGATGGTGCAGGTACGGCAAGGTGACCGAAAGGAAAGAGTGGAGGCCAGAAATGCCTTGCACAGTATAGGAAAAGCCGCCGTTCCCAGACTGATCAAAATGCTCCAGGCGCGAAACTCGCCCATCAAAACGGAGCTTGCGACCTTCACAGCAGGATTCTCCCTCTTCACCGGCACCTTCCAGCAGACCTCTGGAACTACTCGCATTTATGTGGTCAACGCTTTGGGAGAACTTGGTTCCACCGCAACGGAAGCAGTTCCTTACCTGCAAAAACTGGCCGACGAGCGGGATGTCATGCTTAGTCCCACAGCGATTGCCGCTCTCATAAAAATCAAAGGCGCACCGATTGATCCTTTAATCGCTGACCTGGGGGACAATACCAAGCCTCAATGGTACTTCGCTGCAAATGCATTGGCTGATTTGGAAACAAATGCCGCAAAGGCGGTTCCCTTGCTATGTCAGGCGTTGGAGTCTACGAACAGCTCCATTATGTTCTTTGCCGCCCGAGCTTTGGGGCGTATCCGGAGCAATCCTCAACTGTCCATTCCTGCACTGGTGAATACCATCAAGCGCAGTTCTTCACTGGCAGGTGTGATACCGCCGAAAAATATTCCGCTCAGAGGAAGCATCGAAGCACTGGGAGAATTCGAACAGGAAGCCCGGTCAACAAACCAGATCCTGGAACAACACGTCCACGACCCTGATTCCCTGGTACGGCAAGCGGCCATCACAAGCCTTTACCAAATCATGCCGCACGAGCTCATGAACCCCATTCTGGAAAAGGCTCTGTTGGATTCGGACCCGACCGTCCAACAACTGGCGAAACACCTGCTAAAAAAATCAGCTGCCGAAGCCATTCGAAGATAA
- a CDS encoding glycosyltransferase family 2 protein, producing the protein METATNIPANKSPAPCRIAVVIPSYRVIPTVLEVIRRIGPEVEFIYCVDDCCPEGSGRYIAENCRDPRVQIIKHEQNQGVGGATISGFKRALEDGAEVVVKIDGDGQMDPALVPRMINPIVVGRADYCKGNRFFNVQSVQSMPPIRLLGNAVLSFVTKLSSGYWNIFDPTNGYLAIHSRVISELPLDKIHRRYFFESDLLFRLNTVTAVVEDVPMNAKYGDEQSNLHIRTIIGSFLFNHLLNSVKRIGYNHFLRNFSAASIEITLGISSLLFGFVFGAARWWHSISTDQPVTAGTVMLAALPVILGSQLLLSFLNYDVRNVPQIPLHKRL; encoded by the coding sequence ATGGAAACCGCAACCAACATTCCCGCGAACAAGTCACCGGCCCCCTGCCGGATCGCGGTAGTCATTCCCAGCTACCGGGTTATCCCGACGGTGCTGGAAGTTATCCGCAGGATTGGGCCGGAGGTTGAATTCATTTACTGCGTTGATGATTGTTGTCCTGAGGGAAGCGGCCGCTACATTGCGGAGAATTGCCGGGACCCACGGGTACAAATTATCAAGCATGAGCAGAACCAAGGCGTTGGCGGCGCAACCATCAGCGGATTCAAACGTGCCCTGGAGGACGGCGCAGAGGTGGTGGTCAAAATAGACGGCGATGGTCAAATGGACCCGGCACTGGTGCCGCGCATGATCAATCCCATCGTTGTGGGCCGGGCGGATTACTGCAAAGGCAACCGGTTCTTCAATGTACAATCGGTGCAATCGATGCCGCCCATCCGGCTGTTGGGGAATGCAGTTTTATCGTTTGTGACCAAGCTCTCCAGCGGTTATTGGAACATCTTTGACCCCACGAACGGCTATCTCGCCATTCACTCCAGGGTAATATCGGAGCTGCCACTGGATAAAATTCATCGTCGCTATTTCTTCGAGTCTGATTTGCTGTTCCGGCTTAACACTGTTACCGCGGTGGTCGAAGACGTGCCAATGAACGCGAAATACGGGGATGAACAAAGTAATTTGCATATCCGAACCATCATCGGTTCGTTCCTTTTTAACCATCTGCTGAACTCCGTGAAACGCATCGGTTACAACCACTTTCTCCGTAATTTCAGCGCAGCATCGATTGAGATTACGTTGGGAATCTCCAGCCTTTTATTTGGTTTTGTTTTCGGAGCAGCCCGGTGGTGGCATTCGATTTCAACCGACCAACCCGTCACCGCCGGCACAGTCATGCTGGCGGCTCTGCCCGTAATCCTTGGCAGTCAGTTGCTGCTTTCATTCTTAAATTACGATGTACGCAACGTTCCTCAGATTCCACTTCACAAACGGTTATAG
- a CDS encoding class I SAM-dependent methyltransferase, translating into MAKFIEIPQEYLAEIADDSDRIPRLYYASNYVLRRMFWRRLYSLTSMMNRTLDARESCLDFGGGAGVFLPTLSRSFEKVTLVDLEAHQAKLVKNRYGLDNVEIVQSDAAELDFTSKPFDAAVAADVLEHFKDLSLPIPRLHRWLKPGGVLFTSLPTENWVYVLLRKVFGIEKPWDHYHTAYEVEAQLEKNGFQRIRTSCVPLRFHIAPLFLITAWRRI; encoded by the coding sequence ATGGCAAAATTTATTGAGATACCCCAGGAGTATCTGGCTGAGATTGCGGACGACAGCGATCGCATTCCGCGTCTCTATTACGCCAGCAATTATGTGCTGCGGCGAATGTTCTGGCGCCGGCTGTATAGCCTGACCTCGATGATGAATCGCACATTGGATGCGCGCGAGTCCTGCCTGGATTTCGGCGGCGGTGCCGGGGTATTCCTGCCCACACTCTCACGCTCCTTTGAAAAGGTGACGCTGGTGGATCTTGAAGCGCACCAGGCGAAGCTGGTGAAGAACCGTTATGGATTGGACAATGTGGAGATTGTCCAAAGTGATGCTGCCGAACTTGATTTTACCAGCAAGCCGTTTGATGCCGCAGTGGCTGCGGATGTGTTGGAGCACTTCAAGGATTTAAGCCTGCCGATTCCGCGGTTGCATCGCTGGCTGAAGCCGGGAGGAGTGTTATTCACATCGTTACCCACCGAAAACTGGGTATACGTGCTGCTGCGTAAAGTATTCGGCATTGAAAAACCGTGGGACCATTATCACACCGCCTACGAGGTCGAGGCACAGCTTGAGAAAAACGGGTTCCAAAGAATCAGGACTTCATGTGTGCCATTGCGTTTTCACATTGCACCGTTGTTTCTGATCACCGCGTGGCGTCGCATTTAA
- a CDS encoding GNAT family N-acetyltransferase — MNHSLRLCRETDIPALEELIPLSVRTLQSPCYSVSQMEAALGPVFGVDRQLILDQTYFIVEEQGRVVGCGGWSRRKTLFGSDEGRSEAQNPLLNPLQDAARIRAFFVHPDFARRGIGRALLFACEKACIQAGFQRAELVATLAGEPLYTNYGYAEFERYSIPLAHGLSLPVVRMRKVFLL; from the coding sequence ATGAACCATTCACTCCGCCTTTGCCGCGAAACGGATATCCCGGCTCTGGAAGAACTCATTCCCCTGTCTGTCCGGACTCTCCAGTCGCCGTGCTATTCTGTTTCCCAGATGGAAGCAGCCCTGGGTCCCGTGTTTGGCGTAGACCGCCAGCTTATTCTGGATCAGACCTATTTCATCGTCGAAGAGCAGGGGAGAGTTGTTGGTTGTGGTGGCTGGAGCAGACGCAAAACTCTCTTCGGCAGTGACGAGGGCCGGAGTGAAGCGCAAAACCCATTGCTCAACCCATTACAGGATGCCGCCCGCATCCGCGCTTTCTTTGTCCATCCAGATTTCGCGCGTCGTGGAATCGGTCGCGCGCTGCTATTTGCCTGTGAAAAGGCCTGCATCCAGGCTGGTTTTCAAAGAGCTGAACTCGTCGCCACGCTTGCCGGCGAACCGCTCTACACAAATTATGGCTACGCTGAGTTCGAGCGTTATTCAATTCCGCTGGCCCATGGTCTTTCGCTGCCTGTCGTGCGAATGCGGAAAGTCTTCCTCCTTTAA
- a CDS encoding ATPase domain-containing protein codes for MSSVVNNSSNMVTTGVPGLDEILCGGLPRNRIYLVSGDPGVGKTTMALQFLLEGVRLKEPGLYITLSETKDELIGVSESHGWSLEHFALFELSAIEQQLKGETENTFFHPSEVELNRTTRVILSEVERTNPVRVVFDSLSELRLMSETPLRFRRQMLSLKQFFAGRNCTVLFLDDRSADTRDAQVESIAHGVLSMEKTSPEYGISRRTFTVDKVRGVKFMEGRHDFVIKKGGMVIFPRLIAAEHHTEFKREAFPSGIAELDALLGGGIDRGTSNMFMGPPGTGKSTLAMRYASAAVAKGEKVRFFSFDETAGTLVGRSIALGMDIRPHLKSGLLCIEQIDPAEISPGELAHSIQKAVEKDGTRMVIIDSINGYLNAMPGERFLSLQLHELLSYLNQQGVITIMVLAQQGMLGNMQSAVDLTYLADTVVLHRYFEAFGEVRQAISVIKKRSGSHERTIREFKLDSEGLHIGPPLKEFQGVLTGVPNFRSPSEQGLKLK; via the coding sequence ATGAGTTCAGTTGTAAACAATTCCAGTAATATGGTGACCACCGGGGTTCCAGGTCTTGATGAAATCCTCTGCGGGGGCTTGCCGCGCAACCGAATTTACCTGGTTTCCGGCGATCCTGGCGTGGGCAAAACCACCATGGCTCTTCAATTCCTGCTGGAAGGCGTTCGTCTCAAGGAGCCGGGTCTATATATTACGCTTTCTGAAACCAAGGACGAATTGATTGGTGTCAGCGAATCTCATGGGTGGTCATTGGAGCATTTCGCGCTCTTTGAACTGTCAGCCATCGAACAGCAACTCAAGGGTGAGACTGAAAACACTTTTTTTCATCCATCCGAGGTCGAACTCAATCGAACCACCCGTGTTATTCTGAGTGAAGTTGAACGCACAAACCCGGTCCGAGTGGTCTTTGATTCGCTTTCAGAACTGCGTTTGATGTCGGAAACGCCGCTCCGTTTTCGGCGGCAGATGCTCAGCCTGAAACAATTTTTTGCCGGCCGGAATTGCACGGTCCTGTTTTTGGATGACCGATCGGCTGACACGCGCGATGCGCAGGTGGAAAGCATTGCCCATGGAGTTCTCAGCATGGAAAAAACCTCGCCTGAATATGGAATTTCCCGACGCACTTTCACCGTCGATAAGGTGCGCGGGGTGAAGTTCATGGAGGGTCGGCATGATTTCGTCATCAAAAAGGGCGGCATGGTGATTTTCCCCCGTTTGATAGCAGCTGAACACCACACCGAGTTTAAACGCGAAGCCTTTCCAAGTGGAATTGCCGAACTCGACGCGTTGTTGGGAGGTGGAATTGATCGTGGTACGAGCAACATGTTTATGGGCCCTCCCGGCACGGGCAAATCCACCCTGGCCATGCGCTATGCATCCGCCGCTGTTGCCAAGGGCGAAAAAGTGCGATTCTTTAGTTTCGATGAAACTGCTGGCACGCTGGTGGGTCGCTCCATTGCCCTCGGCATGGACATTCGCCCGCACCTCAAATCGGGACTGCTCTGTATTGAACAGATTGACCCTGCGGAAATCTCGCCGGGAGAACTGGCCCACTCCATCCAAAAGGCCGTGGAAAAGGATGGCACCCGGATGGTTATTATCGATAGCATTAACGGCTACTTGAACGCCATGCCGGGGGAACGTTTCCTCAGTCTCCAATTACATGAACTGCTCAGCTACCTTAACCAGCAGGGTGTCATCACGATCATGGTGCTGGCGCAACAAGGAATGTTGGGAAACATGCAATCGGCAGTAGACCTCACCTATCTGGCCGATACGGTCGTGCTCCATCGCTATTTCGAGGCGTTTGGCGAAGTGCGTCAGGCGATCTCCGTCATTAAAAAGCGTAGCGGCAGCCACGAACGAACCATTCGCGAATTTAAACTCGATTCAGAGGGCCTTCACATCGGCCCGCCACTCAAGGAGTTTCAAGGCGTGCTGACCGGCGTGCCCAATTTTCGAAGCCCTTCAGAGCAGGGCTTAAAATTGAAATAA